Proteins from a genomic interval of Granulicella sp. L56:
- a CDS encoding rhomboid family intramembrane serine protease — protein sequence MPSTQQPEGELLPPSYGGPPERAPIPDYERERSRPNSRERGWNILVTPGTYLLLGINCAVYLWMVLRGVSPSEPTVRDLIHFGAAQPLLILHGQWYRLITATFVHVGLIHIATNMWCLWNLGLLGEPLLGPFGLVAVYFLTGISGNLLSLFINVLTRDNSVGAGASGAVFGIAGILIVLLSNKKLPIPWSELKRLRKSVIWFSAINLLIGGATLFVPVVRIDNFAHLGGFLSGLALGVPLIPRMTSGRTRYLQRQKITFAGAAFCLALFGYLIANLH from the coding sequence ATGCCATCGACCCAACAACCAGAAGGCGAACTCCTTCCTCCCTCCTACGGAGGCCCCCCCGAGCGCGCCCCCATCCCCGACTATGAGCGCGAGCGCTCCCGCCCCAACTCCCGCGAGCGTGGCTGGAACATCCTCGTCACCCCCGGAACCTATCTTCTGCTCGGAATTAACTGCGCCGTTTACCTCTGGATGGTCCTTCGCGGCGTCTCCCCCAGCGAGCCCACCGTCCGCGACCTGATCCACTTCGGCGCCGCCCAGCCCTTACTCATCCTCCACGGACAGTGGTATCGCCTCATCACGGCTACCTTTGTCCATGTCGGCCTGATCCATATCGCCACCAACATGTGGTGCCTCTGGAACCTCGGCCTTCTAGGCGAGCCGCTGCTGGGCCCCTTCGGCCTGGTCGCCGTCTACTTCCTCACCGGCATCTCGGGCAATCTCCTCAGCCTCTTTATCAATGTGCTCACCCGCGACAACTCCGTGGGAGCTGGAGCCTCGGGCGCAGTCTTCGGCATCGCCGGAATCCTGATCGTCCTGCTCAGCAACAAAAAGCTCCCCATCCCCTGGTCCGAGCTCAAACGGCTGCGTAAGTCGGTCATCTGGTTCTCCGCCATCAACCTGCTCATCGGCGGAGCCACCCTCTTCGTCCCCGTCGTCCGCATCGACAACTTCGCCCACCTCGGCGGCTTTCTCTCCGGTCTCGCCCTGGGAGTTCCCCTTATCCCGCGCATGACCTCCGGCCGCACCCGCTACCTCCAGCGCCAGAAGATCACCTTCGCCGGAGCCGCCTTCTGCCTCGCACTCTTCGGCTACTTGATCGCCAACCTCCACTAA
- a CDS encoding MBL fold metallo-hydrolase: protein MMRMTVLASGSKGNSTVISSSRTRVLVDAGLSCRELLKRMALAGEDPATLDAILVTHEHIDHVAGLAVLARRLNIPVYLTEPTHRAWVRMVTPRTTMTYAKWLDHVQQEKEVRAAAVTQGNLDGNLDIAAEAAPDQVSADLCEPAPTAKSNPAHLPAVEYFHSGTSFSIGDLDITPFTIPHDAADPCGFVFAAEGLRMAVATDLGYMPPNVKAALKRIDALLLESNHDLEMLRDGPYPWSVKQRVLSRVGHLSNHATAEFLSTDYDGGASYIVLGHLSESNNAPELARIAAEQALASHPKLLGNRLLLAMQSAPLEPITL, encoded by the coding sequence ATGATGCGTATGACAGTGCTCGCCTCGGGTTCCAAAGGCAACAGCACCGTCATCTCTTCCTCCCGTACCCGCGTCCTCGTCGATGCCGGCCTCTCCTGCCGCGAACTCCTCAAGCGCATGGCCCTCGCCGGAGAAGACCCCGCCACCCTCGACGCCATCCTGGTCACCCACGAGCACATCGACCACGTAGCCGGACTCGCCGTCCTCGCCCGCCGCCTGAACATCCCCGTCTACCTCACCGAGCCCACCCACCGCGCCTGGGTCCGCATGGTCACTCCCCGAACCACCATGACCTACGCCAAGTGGCTCGATCACGTCCAGCAGGAAAAAGAGGTCCGCGCTGCCGCCGTCACTCAGGGCAATCTGGATGGCAACTTGGATATCGCCGCCGAAGCAGCTCCAGATCAAGTCTCCGCCGATCTCTGTGAACCGGCTCCCACCGCCAAATCCAACCCAGCTCACCTTCCAGCGGTGGAGTACTTCCACTCTGGCACCAGCTTCTCGATCGGCGACCTCGACATCACCCCCTTCACCATCCCCCACGACGCCGCCGACCCCTGCGGCTTCGTCTTCGCCGCCGAAGGGCTCCGTATGGCCGTCGCGACCGACCTCGGCTATATGCCTCCCAACGTCAAGGCAGCGCTCAAGCGCATCGACGCTCTCCTGCTCGAGTCCAACCACGACCTCGAGATGCTCCGCGACGGCCCTTACCCCTGGTCGGTCAAGCAGCGCGTCCTCTCCCGCGTCGGCCACCTGTCGAACCACGCCACGGCCGAGTTCCTCTCCACCGACTACGATGGCGGCGCCTCCTACATCGTTCTTGGCCACCTCTCCGAGTCCAACAATGCTCCCGAGCTGGCCCGGATCGCCGCCGAACAGGCCCTCGCCAGCCACCCCAAGCTGCTAGGCAACCGCCTTCTGCTCGCCATGCAATCTGCCCCGCTCGAGCCAATTACTTTATAG
- a CDS encoding MaoC family dehydratase codes for MPQELYFEDFYVGQKFHSIGGAKVTTEEIKEFGQKYDPQPFHLDEAAGEGSFFKGLAASGWLTAAIVMRLRVQNITVAGGMIGAGVEEMRWTLPVRPGDTIHTEIEVIGVRQSNSRKHYGVVRTRTLAFNQNNEVVLRSTVNFLAPLREK; via the coding sequence ATGCCGCAAGAGCTTTACTTCGAAGACTTCTACGTCGGTCAAAAGTTTCACTCCATCGGCGGAGCCAAGGTAACCACGGAAGAGATCAAAGAGTTCGGCCAGAAGTACGACCCGCAGCCCTTTCACCTCGATGAAGCCGCCGGGGAAGGCTCCTTCTTCAAGGGCCTAGCCGCCTCGGGCTGGCTCACCGCCGCTATCGTCATGCGCCTCCGCGTGCAGAACATCACCGTCGCCGGAGGCATGATCGGCGCCGGGGTCGAGGAGATGCGCTGGACTCTGCCCGTGCGCCCCGGCGACACCATTCACACCGAGATCGAGGTCATCGGCGTCCGCCAGTCGAACTCGCGCAAACACTACGGCGTCGTCCGCACCCGCACCCTCGCCTTCAACCAGAACAACGAGGTCGTCCTGCGCAGCACCGTCAACTTCCTCGCCCCGCTCCGCGAAAAATAG
- a CDS encoding TIGR03435 family protein, with protein MKRATFQLLACIATCITVINGQQTRPSITFAVSTVKPSQSQGWRLQPTLNGYTAMGVSLFQMIQEAYGIYQPDRLSGGPAWIDASKFDLEAKMEDADVSVYRGLTLEQRHQMLQALLADRFKLVVHHELKEFPAYALVVAKSGPKLHAATLEQTTPDGDIKGITGLVTQSQRGLLAVQGFSMEGLASLLSGYGDVGRKVVDKTGLKGRYDFTLRWAPNDRAITASDASGPSIFTAIQEDLGLKLEPSRTMLDTIVVDHAEKPTEN; from the coding sequence ATGAAACGCGCTACCTTCCAACTTTTAGCGTGCATTGCAACATGCATCACCGTCATCAATGGCCAGCAAACCAGACCCTCAATTACATTTGCGGTTTCCACGGTCAAACCTAGCCAATCGCAAGGATGGAGGTTGCAGCCCACACTCAATGGGTACACCGCCATGGGCGTATCGCTTTTTCAGATGATTCAGGAAGCTTATGGAATCTACCAACCGGATAGACTCTCGGGCGGCCCTGCATGGATTGACGCAAGCAAATTTGACCTCGAAGCGAAGATGGAGGACGCGGATGTGTCTGTTTATCGCGGCCTCACGCTGGAGCAACGCCACCAGATGCTCCAGGCTTTATTGGCAGATCGGTTCAAGCTTGTCGTCCACCATGAACTCAAAGAGTTTCCTGCCTATGCGCTCGTAGTTGCGAAGAGCGGTCCGAAGCTGCACGCGGCGACACTCGAACAGACGACGCCCGACGGCGACATCAAGGGCATCACTGGATTAGTGACACAATCGCAACGAGGCCTTCTTGCGGTGCAGGGATTTTCTATGGAAGGTCTCGCAAGCTTGCTGTCAGGTTATGGCGACGTTGGCCGCAAGGTCGTCGACAAAACCGGCTTGAAGGGTCGCTATGACTTCACTTTGCGATGGGCTCCGAATGACAGAGCGATCACCGCATCCGACGCCTCGGGACCATCTATCTTTACGGCGATACAGGAAGATCTTGGACTGAAACTGGAACCCAGCCGAACCATGCTCGATACCATCGTCGTGGATCATGCCGAGAAACCTACCGAAAATTAG
- a CDS encoding 3-hydroxybutyryl-CoA dehydrogenase, which translates to MQPPQTIAVLGAGTMGNGIAHVCARSGFHVLLCDLQQSFLDRGLATIEKNLAREVSKQKLTEQQAAEALFRVTLTTDREALNACTLAIEAATEKFEIKSALFRDLDRILPAEAILASNTSSISITKLAAQTSRPTQVIGMHFFNPVPVMPLVEVIRGLQTSQPTFDTVKSLAEALGKTPIAVNDAAGFVSNRVLMPLINEAIFTVMEGVATAEAVDQVFVLGMAHPMGPLTLADFIGLDVCLDIMRVLHEAQGDPKYRPCPLLIRMVDAGWLGRKSGRGFYTY; encoded by the coding sequence ATGCAGCCACCCCAAACCATCGCAGTCCTCGGCGCAGGAACCATGGGCAACGGCATCGCCCACGTCTGTGCCCGTTCCGGTTTCCATGTTCTGCTCTGCGACCTCCAGCAGTCTTTCCTCGACCGCGGCCTCGCCACCATCGAAAAGAATCTCGCCCGCGAGGTCAGCAAACAAAAGCTGACTGAGCAGCAGGCAGCCGAAGCCCTCTTCCGCGTCACCCTCACCACCGACCGCGAAGCCCTCAACGCCTGCACCCTCGCCATCGAGGCTGCCACAGAAAAATTCGAGATCAAGTCCGCGCTCTTCCGTGACCTCGACCGTATCCTGCCCGCCGAAGCCATCCTCGCCTCGAACACCAGCTCCATCTCCATCACCAAGCTGGCCGCGCAAACCAGCCGCCCCACGCAGGTCATCGGGATGCACTTCTTCAATCCCGTCCCGGTGATGCCTCTGGTCGAGGTCATCCGTGGCCTCCAGACCTCGCAGCCGACCTTCGACACCGTCAAGTCGCTCGCCGAAGCCCTCGGCAAGACTCCCATCGCGGTCAACGACGCCGCAGGCTTCGTCTCCAACCGTGTGCTGATGCCGCTCATCAACGAGGCCATCTTCACCGTCATGGAAGGCGTAGCCACCGCCGAGGCCGTCGATCAGGTGTTCGTCCTCGGCATGGCCCACCCGATGGGGCCGCTCACGCTGGCCGACTTCATCGGCCTCGACGTCTGCCTCGACATCATGCGCGTCCTCCACGAAGCGCAGGGCGACCCTAAATATCGCCCCTGCCCTTTGCTTATCAGGATGGTCGATGCGGGCTGGTTGGGCCGCAAGTCCGGCCGCGGCTTCTATACCTATTAA
- a CDS encoding PP2C family serine/threonine-protein phosphatase produces MSANQLIHAMLSHRGLVRRGNEDACATCEETGAFVVCDGMGGAAAGEVASHLAAETFLSHLRLPTGNGNGNGNGSHAVSPQERLCTAVFAANQAVYQHSRQSSKFSGMGTTLVALLAPVADIAASIWLAHVGDSRCYRLRYGHLQQLTHDHSLVEEQLRAGQITPAQAAISPMRNLITRAIGSRPGIEPEIQRHHLQPRDLYLLASDGLTHDVSDIEIESILAAIPSPVTRAALNQACEVLIAAANHNGGHDNTTVLLIAVP; encoded by the coding sequence ATGTCGGCTAATCAACTCATCCACGCGATGTTGTCTCACCGGGGCCTCGTCCGCCGCGGCAACGAGGACGCCTGCGCCACCTGCGAAGAAACCGGGGCCTTCGTCGTCTGCGATGGCATGGGGGGGGCCGCCGCCGGCGAGGTCGCCAGCCACCTCGCCGCCGAGACCTTCCTCAGCCATCTGCGTCTGCCCACCGGCAATGGCAACGGTAACGGCAACGGCAGCCACGCTGTCAGCCCGCAGGAGCGTCTCTGCACCGCTGTCTTCGCGGCCAATCAGGCGGTCTACCAGCACTCCCGCCAATCCTCAAAGTTCTCCGGCATGGGCACCACGCTGGTCGCTCTCCTCGCTCCCGTCGCGGACATCGCCGCCTCCATCTGGCTCGCCCACGTAGGCGACAGCCGCTGCTACCGCCTCCGCTACGGCCATCTGCAACAGCTCACCCACGACCACTCTCTTGTGGAAGAGCAGCTCCGCGCCGGTCAGATCACCCCCGCGCAGGCTGCCATCTCTCCCATGCGCAACCTCATTACCCGCGCCATCGGCTCCCGCCCCGGCATCGAGCCCGAGATTCAGCGCCACCACCTCCAGCCTCGCGATCTCTATCTGCTCGCCTCCGACGGCCTTACCCACGACGTCTCCGACATCGAAATCGAGTCCATTCTCGCCGCCATCCCCTCGCCCGTCACACGGGCCGCCCTCAACCAGGCCTGCGAGGTCCTCATCGCCGCTGCCAACCACAACGGCGGCCACGACAACACCACCGTCCTGCTCATAGCCGTCCCCTGA
- a CDS encoding site-specific DNA-methyltransferase, whose amino-acid sequence MNRIVQGDNLEILRGIKAESVELIYIDPPFNTGKRQARTQMKTVQDATGDRVGFGGRRYRTEVLKVQAGGSGYGDQFDDFLGFLRPRLEEAYRVLSATGSLFFHIDYREVHYCKVMLDEIFGRTSFQNEIIWAYDYGARAKKRWPAKHDNILWYTKDPERYTFNLEECDRIPYMAPGLVGAEKAARGKTPTDVWWHTIVSPTGKEKTGYATQKPLGVLERIVKVHSNPGELVLDFFAGSGTMGEAAAKHGRSFVMVDESADAVAVMEKRLKKYAPKRKKAAPRKKRLKTD is encoded by the coding sequence ATGAACCGGATTGTGCAGGGGGACAACCTCGAAATTTTGCGGGGGATAAAGGCGGAATCGGTGGAGTTGATCTATATCGACCCGCCATTTAATACAGGCAAACGGCAGGCCCGGACGCAGATGAAGACCGTGCAGGATGCGACCGGCGACCGCGTCGGCTTTGGCGGGCGGCGCTACCGGACCGAGGTGTTGAAGGTGCAGGCAGGCGGCTCGGGGTACGGCGACCAGTTCGACGACTTTCTCGGTTTCCTGCGACCCCGGCTGGAGGAGGCCTACCGTGTGCTGTCGGCAACGGGATCGCTGTTCTTCCACATCGACTATCGCGAGGTGCACTACTGCAAGGTGATGCTCGACGAGATCTTTGGGCGTACGAGCTTTCAGAACGAGATCATCTGGGCCTACGACTACGGCGCGCGCGCCAAGAAGCGCTGGCCCGCCAAGCACGACAATATCCTCTGGTACACCAAGGACCCGGAGCGGTACACCTTCAATCTGGAGGAGTGCGACCGGATTCCCTACATGGCCCCCGGCCTGGTGGGAGCGGAGAAGGCGGCCAGGGGAAAGACGCCGACGGACGTCTGGTGGCACACCATCGTTTCGCCAACCGGCAAGGAGAAGACCGGCTATGCGACGCAGAAGCCGCTGGGAGTACTGGAGCGGATTGTGAAAGTCCACTCGAATCCGGGAGAGCTGGTGCTGGATTTTTTTGCCGGAAGCGGGACCATGGGAGAGGCGGCGGCGAAGCATGGGCGCAGCTTCGTCATGGTCGACGAGAGTGCGGACGCAGTAGCGGTGATGGAGAAGCGACTGAAAAAGTACGCCCCCAAGAGAAAGAAGGCGGCTCCGCGCAAAAAGCGATTGAAAACCGATTGA
- a CDS encoding alkaline phosphatase family protein: protein MSDTRDQFPPVVTPARFNRRQLLKSASKVAAAAAASTLMPPNLQRALALWRPRHSSLRDIKHVVVLMQENRSFDHYFGTLPGVRGFSDPHALQLSTGKSVFYQPDIVNPDGYTLPFHLDTRSTSAQKIPSTSHAWAVQHEAWNNGRMDQWLQAHRKADGLHGPYCMGYYTREDIPFQFALAETFTICDAYHCSLLGPTWPNRMYWMTGTIDPEGRHGGPIVHNVTPEGGYAWTTYPERLEKAGISWKVYQQQDNYGCNLLETFKVFQDAPLGSPLYQKAMVRGAEGQFEYDAINDRLPAVSWIIPTSFQSEHPDHMPADGAAFVASKIDAIAANPDVWAKTAFILNYDENDGIFDHVAPPTPPEGTPLEFIDGLPIGAGFRVPCIVISPWTTGGHVCSQQFDHTSVLQFLEEFTGVREPNISPWRRRTFRNLSETFRFNEASRRSPELPDTATQLNLAKYGASSLPKPILPGAGQRFPKQEK from the coding sequence ATGAGTGATACGAGGGATCAGTTTCCACCTGTTGTGACGCCTGCCAGATTCAACCGCCGCCAATTGTTGAAGAGCGCCTCGAAGGTCGCGGCTGCCGCTGCCGCTTCGACCCTGATGCCTCCAAATCTGCAACGCGCATTGGCTTTGTGGCGGCCCCGGCACAGCTCGTTGCGCGACATCAAGCACGTCGTCGTGCTGATGCAGGAGAACCGGTCGTTCGATCATTACTTCGGCACGCTGCCCGGCGTCCGAGGCTTCAGCGATCCTCATGCGTTGCAACTCTCCACCGGCAAATCCGTGTTTTATCAGCCGGACATCGTCAACCCCGATGGATATACGCTGCCGTTTCATCTCGACACCCGCTCGACCAGCGCGCAGAAGATCCCCTCCACCAGCCACGCCTGGGCGGTGCAGCACGAGGCCTGGAACAACGGCCGCATGGACCAGTGGTTGCAGGCGCATCGCAAGGCCGACGGACTCCACGGCCCCTACTGCATGGGCTACTACACGCGCGAAGACATCCCCTTCCAGTTCGCGCTGGCGGAGACCTTCACCATCTGTGACGCCTATCACTGCTCACTGCTGGGACCGACCTGGCCCAACCGGATGTATTGGATGACCGGTACCATCGATCCCGAGGGACGGCATGGCGGCCCGATCGTCCACAACGTGACGCCGGAGGGTGGATACGCCTGGACGACCTATCCCGAGCGGCTGGAGAAGGCCGGCATCAGTTGGAAGGTCTACCAGCAGCAGGACAACTACGGCTGCAACCTTCTGGAGACGTTCAAGGTCTTTCAGGACGCGCCCCTCGGCTCGCCGCTCTATCAAAAAGCCATGGTGCGCGGCGCGGAAGGGCAGTTCGAATATGACGCCATCAACGACAGGCTGCCCGCAGTCTCATGGATCATTCCCACCAGCTTTCAATCGGAACACCCGGACCACATGCCCGCCGACGGCGCAGCTTTTGTGGCTAGCAAGATCGATGCGATTGCCGCCAATCCGGACGTGTGGGCCAAGACTGCCTTCATCCTCAACTACGACGAAAACGATGGCATCTTCGACCACGTCGCGCCGCCCACTCCCCCTGAGGGCACGCCGCTTGAGTTTATCGACGGTCTCCCTATCGGCGCGGGATTCCGTGTGCCCTGCATCGTCATCTCGCCCTGGACGACTGGCGGTCACGTATGCAGCCAGCAGTTCGACCATACCTCTGTCCTGCAATTTTTGGAGGAGTTTACCGGCGTCCGCGAGCCCAACATCAGCCCCTGGCGTAGACGCACCTTCCGCAATCTCAGCGAGACGTTTCGCTTCAACGAAGCGAGTCGAAGGTCGCCCGAGTTGCCCGATACCGCAACCCAGCTCAACCTGGCGAAGTACGGAGCCTCCTCGCTGCCCAAGCCCATACTGCCGGGTGCTGGTCAGCGATTCCCGAAACAGGAGAAATAA
- a CDS encoding vitamin K epoxide reductase family protein, with translation MKYLVALLALAGLAVSVMGLRIHNMDPAKAPPCAISEHWDCGSVNHSRFAVFPAKTFDEAPGKIHIPVATVGIVGYALIALLALMDRWWLVFEAAQLGFMCASFLSYLEAFVMEKWCIYCVWSWGIMTAILVLTIGWLVYRRRGGRVAWNQ, from the coding sequence ATGAAATATCTGGTGGCGTTGCTGGCGTTGGCAGGGTTGGCGGTAAGCGTAATGGGACTTCGGATCCACAACATGGACCCGGCGAAGGCACCTCCTTGTGCCATCAGCGAGCACTGGGACTGCGGCTCGGTGAACCATAGCCGGTTTGCGGTGTTTCCGGCCAAGACGTTCGACGAGGCTCCAGGGAAGATCCATATTCCCGTGGCGACGGTGGGGATTGTAGGCTATGCCCTGATCGCCCTGCTGGCGCTGATGGACCGCTGGTGGCTGGTGTTTGAAGCGGCGCAACTTGGATTCATGTGCGCCTCGTTTTTGAGCTACCTCGAAGCGTTTGTGATGGAGAAGTGGTGCATCTACTGCGTGTGGTCGTGGGGCATTATGACCGCAATTCTGGTGTTGACGATTGGGTGGCTGGTGTATCGGCGGCGAGGCGGAAGAGTGGCCTGGAATCAATAG
- a CDS encoding radical SAM protein, translating to MGISREQALDCFNSDDLIGIGMEADAMRRELHPEGVVSYAIDRRIDGATAPFETICEQIRETVERGGTGVTLRGDLGTEQKIDWYERLFAGIREQFPAVWLHCLSASEILAIANASGLTVRDAILRLQEAGLGSIPGDDAGILDDAVQQGGARGKATVAEWVSVHRTAHELGMRTTAAMTFGAGESFEQRLNHLEVVRQLQEETGGFTAFAPVSFQPRKAGVSGFEEATAVEYMKTLAVSRIVLDNVENVQADLETQGLKVLQMALRFGGNDVGSVPLNGSDDTTEEDLRRVIRGAGFKPVQRDTLYRTMFLG from the coding sequence ATGGGGATTAGCCGGGAACAAGCTCTGGATTGCTTCAACAGCGACGATTTGATTGGGATTGGGATGGAAGCCGATGCGATGCGGCGAGAGCTGCATCCGGAAGGCGTGGTGAGCTATGCCATCGACCGCAGGATCGATGGTGCGACTGCGCCGTTTGAGACGATCTGCGAACAGATTCGGGAGACCGTCGAGAGGGGCGGGACGGGCGTTACTCTGCGCGGAGACCTCGGCACAGAACAAAAGATCGATTGGTACGAGCGGCTGTTCGCTGGAATACGCGAGCAGTTCCCCGCTGTTTGGCTGCACTGCCTTTCGGCGAGCGAGATTCTGGCAATTGCGAATGCCTCGGGGTTGACCGTGCGGGACGCGATCCTGCGGCTACAAGAGGCAGGGCTGGGATCGATTCCGGGAGACGATGCGGGGATTCTCGATGACGCGGTGCAGCAGGGCGGCGCTCGCGGCAAGGCGACGGTGGCAGAGTGGGTCTCAGTGCATCGCACAGCGCATGAGCTGGGGATGCGGACGACTGCCGCGATGACGTTTGGCGCGGGCGAGAGTTTTGAGCAACGGCTGAACCATCTGGAAGTTGTGCGACAACTACAGGAGGAGACGGGCGGGTTTACCGCGTTTGCTCCGGTGAGCTTTCAGCCGCGCAAGGCAGGCGTGAGCGGCTTTGAAGAAGCTACCGCTGTGGAGTATATGAAGACGCTGGCGGTATCGCGGATCGTTCTGGACAATGTGGAGAATGTGCAGGCCGACCTGGAGACGCAGGGGCTGAAGGTCTTGCAGATGGCGCTGCGATTCGGCGGGAACGACGTGGGTTCGGTACCGCTGAATGGGTCCGACGATACGACCGAGGAAGATCTGCGCCGGGTGATTCGCGGCGCAGGGTTCAAGCCGGTGCAGCGGGATACGTTGTACCGGACGATGTTCCTGGGCTAA